A stretch of Corallococcus macrosporus DNA encodes these proteins:
- a CDS encoding cytochrome c family protein, producing MGGADTIQQRSTRTSPRLFTAAGRASLLATLASLTVACGGPETLDGASSTDLAQPELVAQDQALSDNASLKGGNSASAPVGLALEVDNGEGVPLKVKAGQSFFVNQIDLRASIFATKDEGVDGLRQNSDFLAIGWGGVRLADQEFVGLSNPDGTFTRRRFYRDAAWMKATSLFTVEPVDAHGRLTGAPVLLNIGSDDTRRTERDDFFIRRMRAIQWTRDCRSLTDCSGAQAYEEEALVELRNAYDHAKKQTLTFTSRTVGLRLRWSLRPFAPYYIPVTQVSKPEYAYGFGIDIKPLTAPRKDGTYAPGSDVTFQMTLKDGKGKRLHPAGSLPTYNEVAPPGAPGNPAGIQYYQAFFNPTTTYYRRKHQERMMMTQLIGPAQDIQPIRSIVDLEAFLDDSQDVQTIATPERDGVYAQFMTFPPSNKLFGGAFFPNEGRWDAPVSDTWTYRLPANAKPGTYLVTAKARRVYLGEDRPASRTIEIQVGTQTHTEAVLTTGPCNTCHSKGGELSEVLHANDNRAACASCHAPLGFELEGPIFVRTHFIHSRSNRFDAPLEKCSSCHLKQETTQRTSKAACLSCHKSYPESHVAKFGPVESMYVGGGRESFQQCTGSCHKTHPGAGF from the coding sequence GCCGCGCGAGCCTGCTGGCCACGCTGGCCAGCCTGACGGTGGCGTGCGGCGGTCCGGAGACCCTGGACGGGGCGTCCTCCACGGACCTGGCGCAGCCGGAGCTGGTGGCGCAGGACCAGGCGCTCTCCGACAACGCGTCCCTCAAGGGTGGCAACAGCGCCTCCGCTCCCGTGGGCCTGGCCCTGGAGGTGGACAACGGCGAGGGCGTGCCCCTGAAGGTGAAGGCCGGGCAGAGCTTCTTCGTGAACCAGATCGACCTGCGCGCCTCCATCTTCGCCACGAAGGACGAGGGCGTGGACGGCCTGCGCCAGAACAGCGACTTCCTGGCCATCGGGTGGGGCGGTGTGCGCCTGGCGGACCAGGAGTTCGTGGGCCTGTCGAACCCGGACGGCACCTTCACCCGCCGCCGCTTCTACCGTGACGCCGCGTGGATGAAGGCGACCAGCCTCTTCACGGTGGAGCCGGTGGACGCCCACGGCCGGCTGACGGGCGCGCCGGTGCTGCTGAACATCGGCAGCGACGACACCCGCCGCACGGAGCGTGACGACTTCTTCATCCGCCGCATGCGCGCCATCCAGTGGACGCGCGACTGCCGCTCGCTCACGGACTGCTCGGGCGCCCAGGCGTACGAGGAAGAGGCCCTGGTGGAGCTGCGCAACGCGTACGACCACGCGAAGAAGCAGACGCTCACCTTCACCTCCCGCACGGTGGGTCTGCGCCTGCGCTGGAGCCTGCGCCCGTTCGCCCCGTACTACATCCCTGTCACGCAGGTTTCCAAGCCGGAGTACGCCTACGGGTTCGGCATCGACATCAAGCCCCTGACGGCGCCCCGCAAGGACGGCACGTACGCCCCCGGGTCGGACGTCACCTTCCAGATGACCCTGAAGGACGGCAAGGGCAAGCGCCTGCACCCGGCCGGGAGCCTCCCAACCTACAATGAGGTCGCACCTCCGGGCGCCCCCGGCAATCCGGCGGGGATCCAGTACTATCAGGCCTTCTTCAACCCCACGACGACCTACTACCGCCGCAAGCACCAGGAACGGATGATGATGACGCAGCTCATCGGGCCGGCGCAGGACATCCAGCCCATCCGGAGCATCGTCGACCTGGAGGCCTTCCTGGATGACTCGCAGGACGTGCAGACCATCGCCACCCCGGAGCGCGACGGCGTCTATGCGCAGTTCATGACCTTCCCCCCGTCGAACAAGCTCTTCGGCGGCGCCTTCTTCCCCAACGAGGGCCGCTGGGACGCGCCCGTGAGCGACACCTGGACCTACCGCCTGCCCGCGAACGCGAAGCCCGGCACCTACCTGGTGACCGCCAAGGCGCGCCGCGTGTACCTGGGCGAGGACCGGCCGGCGTCGCGCACCATCGAAATCCAGGTGGGGACCCAGACGCACACGGAGGCGGTGCTGACCACCGGCCCCTGCAACACCTGCCACAGCAAGGGCGGCGAGCTGAGCGAAGTGCTGCATGCGAACGACAACCGCGCCGCGTGCGCGTCGTGCCATGCTCCGCTGGGCTTCGAACTGGAAGGTCCCATCTTCGTGCGCACGCACTTCATCCACTCGCGCTCCAACCGCTTCGACGCGCCCCTGGAGAAGTGCTCCTCCTGCCACCTGAAGCAGGAGACCACGCAGCGCACCAGCAAGGCCGCCTGCCTGTCGTGCCACAAGAGCTACCCTGAGAGCCACGTGGCGAAGTTCGGTCCCGTCGAGAGCATGTACGTCGGCGGCGGCCGCGAGTCGTTCCAGCAGTGCACCGGCAGTTGTCACAAGACACACCCCGGCGCCGGCTTCTAG
- a CDS encoding FIST signal transduction protein, whose protein sequence is MAHVKMQTARSTLTDPVAVAEDLLRQLHGPPPKLVTLFASRQRDQRALNRAVRERLPKDTRLVGATTAGELDNNGIHENSVVLGALSGDFEVGLGLGSGLTGDAIAAGAQAIKRACEELGVRQQDLDARRYVGLVIDDGFRYKKEELLLGILEKNQTLVLVGGGASDSETDPARQSALIHVDGEVAGDGVLVALFKTNAPWAALRSHWYVPTGERLTITKVDETHTRALEIDGQPAAKRYAEILGVAPADLEFGRPGGFALRPTALKVGREYFIRAAWRPLDDGSILFANLLEEGSELDLMKAGDLAGMTRDFFQEELPRRVQNPQAALLFHCSGRLWYAQAQGMVPKLSEAMKLAPSAAGMNVQFEIYSGFHINTTLTVLAFGSN, encoded by the coding sequence ATGGCGCACGTGAAGATGCAGACGGCTCGTTCCACCCTCACGGATCCGGTCGCCGTCGCCGAGGACCTCCTGCGCCAGTTACACGGCCCCCCGCCGAAGCTGGTGACGCTGTTCGCGTCCCGTCAGAGGGATCAGCGCGCGCTCAACCGCGCGGTGCGCGAGCGGCTGCCGAAGGACACCCGGCTGGTGGGCGCCACCACCGCCGGGGAGCTGGACAACAACGGCATCCACGAGAACAGCGTGGTGCTGGGCGCGCTCTCCGGTGACTTCGAGGTGGGCCTGGGCCTGGGAAGCGGCCTCACCGGGGACGCCATCGCCGCGGGCGCGCAGGCCATCAAGCGCGCGTGCGAGGAGCTGGGCGTGCGCCAGCAGGACCTGGACGCGCGCCGGTACGTGGGCCTCGTGATTGACGACGGCTTCCGTTACAAGAAGGAAGAGCTGCTGCTGGGCATCCTGGAGAAGAACCAGACCCTGGTGCTCGTGGGCGGCGGCGCCAGCGATTCGGAGACGGACCCCGCGCGCCAGTCCGCCCTCATCCACGTGGATGGTGAAGTGGCCGGTGACGGCGTGCTGGTGGCGCTGTTCAAGACGAACGCCCCCTGGGCCGCGCTGCGCTCGCACTGGTACGTGCCCACCGGCGAGCGGCTCACCATCACCAAGGTGGATGAGACGCACACGCGCGCGCTCGAAATCGACGGGCAGCCCGCGGCCAAGCGCTACGCGGAGATTCTGGGCGTGGCGCCGGCGGACCTGGAGTTCGGGCGGCCGGGCGGCTTCGCGCTGCGCCCCACCGCGCTCAAGGTGGGCCGCGAGTACTTCATCCGCGCCGCGTGGCGGCCCCTGGACGACGGCTCCATCCTGTTCGCCAACCTCCTGGAGGAGGGCAGCGAGCTGGACCTGATGAAGGCCGGTGACCTGGCGGGCATGACGCGGGACTTCTTCCAGGAGGAGCTGCCCAGGCGGGTTCAGAACCCCCAGGCCGCCCTCCTGTTCCACTGCAGCGGACGGCTATGGTACGCGCAGGCCCAGGGCATGGTGCCGAAGCTCTCCGAGGCCATGAAGCTCGCGCCGTCCGCGGCGGGAATGAACGTGCAGTTCGAGATCTACTCGGGGTTCCACATCAACACCACGCTGACCGTGCTCGCGTTCGGTTCCAACTAA
- a CDS encoding response regulator, whose protein sequence is MAQHPFDAAQAEAPLGYTLSLLLVGSERETRAMRDALEKEDILSMLTLEPVSTREALEQALERPWALVLVGSELPGMSWEDVQAEWVKRGRETAFVVSAPTWSAEALGAVMRAGARDYVTEDRYGHLPFVVARELRLHAERAQHQMTGVELKRTNYLLSNIIDALPFVLFVKDAETRRLVVVNKTFADAFKVTKEWLLGKLDHDYFPKEQADSFIAIDTEILETRRMKTFEEVARADGVDRIFATRKIPLLDDQGIARFVMGVTEDISDRKQNEEALRASRDELEAANKQLAASLEEIKKTRAVSARSLASYQQRALQMEIIRQQNEDLDRLAQELSVAKRNEEERAREAEGAVRLKSEFLANFSHEIRTPLNGIIGYCDLLMREEGNRLTPHGRRDLNVVKTNAKTLLALINDILDLSKIEAGRVEVVTEPVDVEELADECMATVKEYLKGKDVALTVNVDPEAKEIRTDALKLRQIMLNLLSNAAKFTDTGEVALTVVPAGSGELLMTVEDTGVGIPSDQLPFIFEKFRQVDGTTTRKVGGTGLGLAIVRELTRVLGGTVDVKSTLGRGSTFTVRLPDVLATTVGADSPHATERLVPVQDVAQRLAPMARPGSTVLVVDDDVLIQQLVTGQLEPAGFKVVTANDGLAALKLAREVKPQAILLDIHLPRMDGWSVLSQLKSDPALAAIPVILVSVEEQRARGFSLGACEYLVKPVEPERLVDVVQKSLASAGASASTGDVLVVDDDAATRELVSRNLRRAGFSTNEARNGEDALLKARVSPPSLVVLDLMMPNLDGFEVLRRLRAEKLSVPVVVLTGKTLSNDEEALLRDGFAGFVRKGGHALEDVIAQAKGLLMSQRAASAGKLPRVLYVEDSEQNRDIVRRYLGGLYDLIEAEDGEQGLERARNDAPDLILMDLSLPRLDGWEVTRRLRALPDGQNVPVIAVTAHAGREYQDKAQAAGCTAYMTKPLDRDQLIETIRQYLGRSHG, encoded by the coding sequence ATGGCCCAGCACCCGTTCGACGCGGCCCAGGCGGAAGCGCCCCTTGGTTACACCCTGTCCCTGCTCCTGGTGGGCAGCGAGCGTGAGACGCGCGCCATGCGCGACGCGCTGGAGAAGGAGGACATCCTCTCCATGCTCACGCTGGAGCCCGTCAGTACGAGGGAGGCCCTGGAGCAGGCGCTGGAGCGCCCCTGGGCGCTGGTGCTGGTGGGCTCGGAGCTCCCCGGCATGTCCTGGGAGGACGTCCAGGCGGAGTGGGTGAAGCGCGGCCGGGAGACGGCCTTCGTGGTGAGCGCGCCCACCTGGAGCGCGGAGGCGCTGGGCGCCGTGATGCGCGCCGGCGCGCGCGACTACGTCACCGAGGACCGCTACGGCCACCTGCCCTTCGTCGTCGCGCGCGAGCTGCGCCTGCACGCCGAGCGCGCCCAGCACCAGATGACGGGCGTGGAGCTCAAGCGCACCAACTACCTGCTCAGCAACATCATCGACGCGCTGCCCTTCGTGCTGTTCGTGAAGGACGCGGAGACGCGCCGGCTGGTGGTGGTGAACAAGACGTTCGCGGACGCCTTCAAGGTCACCAAGGAGTGGTTGCTGGGGAAGCTGGACCACGACTACTTCCCCAAGGAGCAGGCCGACTCGTTCATCGCCATCGACACGGAGATCCTCGAGACGCGCCGCATGAAGACGTTCGAGGAGGTGGCCCGCGCGGACGGCGTGGACCGCATCTTCGCCACGCGCAAGATTCCGCTCCTGGACGACCAGGGCATCGCGCGCTTCGTGATGGGCGTCACGGAGGACATCTCCGACCGCAAGCAGAACGAGGAGGCCCTGCGCGCCTCGCGTGACGAGCTGGAGGCCGCCAACAAGCAGCTGGCCGCCAGCCTGGAGGAGATCAAGAAGACGCGTGCGGTGTCCGCCCGCTCCCTCGCGAGCTACCAGCAGCGCGCGCTCCAGATGGAGATCATCCGCCAGCAGAACGAGGACCTGGACCGGCTGGCCCAGGAGCTCTCCGTCGCCAAGCGCAACGAGGAAGAGCGCGCCCGCGAGGCGGAAGGCGCCGTGCGCCTCAAGAGCGAGTTCCTGGCGAACTTCAGCCATGAGATCCGCACGCCGCTCAACGGCATCATCGGCTACTGCGACCTCCTGATGCGCGAGGAGGGCAACCGCCTGACGCCGCACGGCCGGCGCGACCTCAACGTGGTGAAGACGAACGCCAAGACGCTGCTGGCGCTCATCAACGACATCCTGGACCTGTCCAAGATCGAAGCGGGCCGCGTGGAGGTCGTCACCGAGCCGGTGGACGTCGAGGAGCTGGCCGACGAGTGCATGGCCACGGTGAAGGAGTACCTGAAGGGCAAGGACGTGGCCCTCACCGTGAACGTGGACCCCGAAGCGAAGGAGATCCGCACCGACGCGCTGAAGCTGCGGCAGATCATGCTCAACCTCCTGAGCAACGCGGCCAAGTTCACCGACACGGGCGAGGTGGCGCTCACGGTGGTGCCCGCGGGCTCTGGCGAGCTGCTGATGACGGTGGAGGACACCGGCGTGGGCATCCCGTCGGATCAGCTCCCCTTCATCTTCGAGAAGTTCCGCCAGGTGGACGGCACCACCACGCGCAAGGTGGGCGGCACGGGGCTGGGCCTGGCCATCGTGCGCGAGCTGACCCGCGTGCTGGGCGGCACGGTGGACGTGAAGAGCACGCTGGGCCGCGGCTCCACCTTCACGGTGCGGCTGCCGGACGTGCTGGCGACGACGGTGGGCGCGGACAGCCCGCACGCCACGGAGCGCCTGGTGCCCGTGCAGGACGTGGCCCAGCGGCTGGCGCCCATGGCGCGGCCGGGCAGCACCGTGCTGGTGGTGGACGACGACGTGCTCATCCAGCAGCTCGTCACCGGCCAGTTGGAGCCCGCGGGCTTCAAGGTCGTGACGGCGAATGACGGGCTGGCCGCGCTGAAGCTGGCCCGCGAGGTGAAGCCGCAGGCCATCCTGCTGGACATCCACCTGCCGCGCATGGACGGCTGGTCCGTGCTGAGCCAGCTCAAGAGCGACCCGGCGCTGGCGGCCATCCCGGTCATCCTGGTCTCCGTGGAGGAGCAGCGCGCGCGCGGCTTCAGCCTGGGCGCGTGCGAGTACCTGGTGAAGCCGGTGGAGCCGGAGCGCCTGGTGGACGTGGTGCAGAAGAGCCTGGCGTCCGCGGGCGCTTCCGCCTCCACGGGCGACGTGCTGGTGGTGGACGACGACGCGGCCACGCGCGAGCTGGTCAGCCGCAACCTGCGCCGCGCGGGCTTCAGCACCAACGAGGCGCGCAACGGCGAGGACGCGCTGCTCAAGGCGCGCGTGTCGCCGCCGTCCCTGGTGGTGCTGGACCTGATGATGCCGAACCTGGACGGCTTCGAGGTCCTGCGCCGGCTGCGCGCGGAGAAGCTGTCCGTGCCGGTGGTGGTGCTCACCGGCAAGACGCTCTCCAATGATGAAGAGGCCCTGTTGCGCGACGGCTTCGCCGGCTTCGTGCGCAAGGGCGGCCACGCGCTGGAGGACGTCATCGCGCAGGCCAAGGGGCTGCTCATGTCCCAGCGGGCGGCCAGCGCGGGCAAGCTGCCCCGCGTGCTGTACGTGGAGGACAGCGAGCAGAACCGTGACATCGTCCGCCGCTACCTGGGCGGGCTGTATGACCTCATCGAGGCGGAGGACGGCGAGCAGGGGCTGGAGCGGGCCCGCAACGACGCGCCGGACCTCATCCTCATGGACCTGTCCCTGCCGCGGCTCGACGGCTGGGAAGTGACCCGCAGGCTCCGCGCGTTGCCGGATGGGCAGAATGTGCCCGTCATCGCCGTGACGGCGCACGCGGGTCGCGAGTACCAGGACAAGGCTCAGGCGGCCGGTTGCACGGCCTATATGACCAAGCCCCTGGACCGCGATCAGCTCATCGAGACGATTCGTCAGTACCTAGGGAGAAGCCATGGCTGA
- a CDS encoding response regulator — protein MAEAKPRVLVVDDDPDLLDLVQRSLSAYGFDVQTHTSALGVSNIVRASEPDFVLIDVNFPALKGDKVVGLARQYAPPGTRFILYSASDEAKLRSLAIASGADGYISKSVQGADLAQKLHAMRLKPRPASSNRNPSPVES, from the coding sequence ATGGCTGAAGCAAAACCGCGCGTCCTTGTCGTGGACGACGATCCGGACCTGCTCGACCTCGTGCAGCGCTCGCTGAGCGCGTACGGGTTCGATGTGCAGACCCACACGTCCGCCCTGGGCGTGTCCAACATCGTGCGCGCCTCCGAGCCGGACTTCGTGCTCATCGACGTGAACTTCCCCGCCCTCAAGGGGGACAAGGTCGTGGGGCTGGCGCGCCAGTACGCGCCCCCGGGCACCCGCTTCATCCTCTACTCCGCCTCCGACGAGGCCAAGCTGCGCTCGCTGGCCATCGCGTCCGGCGCGGACGGATACATCTCCAAGAGTGTCCAGGGCGCCGACCTGGCCCAGAAGCTCCACGCCATGCGCCTGAAGCCGCGGCCGGCGTCCTCCAACCGGAATCCCTCACCGGTTGAGAGCTGA
- a CDS encoding tryptophan 2,3-dioxygenase family protein, translated as MHTSTDYSHAEKLKHELTQPLFNVMLKKWVGKGELDYERYLHTDTLLALQSPEGELVSHDELMFQIVHQSQELYLKLASREMVEVVAEMDRDALWAVVARLARVQKILAGISSEMAILETMTPAEYQVIRRSLGNGSGQESPGYNTLRHAADGLESAMERMLERRGLTMFQVYSAGGPKDLQHVCEQLLTVDETFQGWLYAHYQLVRRTIGIDRTVKALDGLPSQVLQARMTLPLFRALWDVRVELTAGWKREGGYAPGESRTGGGCPMAAINAMNDAAVHAPTAHAHHAPMAHAQHAAAAHASPGHEARTGGGCPMAAMHGQHASVAHAAAAHAPVAHAAHASAAHAPVAHASHASIAHAAAAHAQHASAAHAPVAHASHASIAHAAAAHTQPAPAHVAAHAQPVPAHVTHTAAAHAPHAPAHAAAAHAPHVAAHAPHAPAHVAAHAAVAHAPVAHPAAAHAQPAPAHVAAHAPVAHAQPAPAHAAVHAPTPHGPHGHSHAAHASAYAHAQELRRLP; from the coding sequence TTGCATACGTCGACCGATTACAGCCACGCGGAAAAGCTGAAGCATGAGCTGACTCAGCCCCTGTTCAACGTCATGTTGAAGAAGTGGGTGGGCAAGGGCGAGCTGGACTACGAGCGCTACCTGCACACGGATACCCTGCTGGCGCTGCAGTCTCCGGAAGGCGAGCTGGTGTCGCACGACGAGCTGATGTTCCAGATCGTCCACCAGTCCCAGGAGCTGTACCTGAAGCTGGCGTCGCGGGAGATGGTGGAGGTGGTGGCGGAGATGGACCGCGACGCGCTGTGGGCGGTGGTGGCCCGGCTGGCGCGCGTGCAGAAGATCCTGGCGGGCATCAGCTCCGAGATGGCGATCCTGGAGACGATGACGCCGGCGGAGTACCAGGTGATCCGCCGCAGCCTGGGCAACGGCAGCGGGCAGGAGTCGCCGGGCTACAACACCCTGCGCCACGCGGCGGACGGGCTGGAGTCCGCGATGGAGCGCATGCTGGAGCGCCGCGGGCTGACGATGTTCCAGGTCTATTCGGCTGGGGGGCCGAAGGACCTGCAGCACGTCTGCGAGCAGCTGCTCACGGTGGATGAGACGTTCCAGGGATGGCTGTACGCGCACTACCAACTGGTGCGCCGCACGATTGGTATCGACCGCACGGTGAAGGCGCTGGACGGCCTGCCGTCGCAGGTGCTGCAGGCGCGCATGACGCTGCCGCTGTTCCGCGCGCTGTGGGACGTGCGCGTGGAGCTGACCGCCGGCTGGAAGCGCGAGGGTGGCTACGCGCCGGGTGAGTCGCGCACCGGCGGTGGCTGCCCGATGGCGGCGATCAACGCGATGAACGACGCGGCGGTGCACGCCCCGACGGCCCACGCGCACCACGCGCCGATGGCTCACGCGCAGCACGCCGCGGCGGCGCACGCGTCCCCGGGGCATGAAGCGCGCACCGGTGGCGGCTGCCCGATGGCCGCGATGCACGGTCAGCACGCCTCGGTCGCTCACGCGGCGGCGGCTCACGCGCCCGTGGCTCATGCGGCGCACGCCTCGGCGGCTCACGCGCCCGTGGCTCATGCATCGCACGCCTCGATCGCTCACGCGGCCGCGGCTCACGCTCAGCACGCCTCGGCGGCTCACGCGCCCGTGGCTCATGCATCGCACGCCTCGATCGCTCACGCGGCGGCGGCCCACACGCAGCCGGCTCCGGCTCACGTGGCGGCTCACGCACAGCCTGTTCCCGCCCACGTGACGCACACGGCGGCGGCGCATGCTCCTCACGCTCCGGCGCACGCGGCGGCGGCCCATGCTCCTCACGTGGCGGCTCACGCTCCTCACGCTCCGGCCCATGTGGCGGCGCACGCCGCGGTGGCTCACGCTCCGGTGGCGCACCCGGCGGCGGCTCATGCCCAGCCGGCTCCGGCCCACGTGGCGGCGCATGCTCCGGTGGCTCACGCCCAGCCGGCTCCGGCGCACGCGGCGGTTCACGCTCCGACGCCTCATGGGCCTCACGGACATTCGCACGCCGCGCATGCTTCGGCGTACGCCCACGCCCAGGAGCTGCGGAGACTGCCGTGA